CGGTGTAGAGCATTTTTTGAGTGTGGTCTTTTGCTTTGCAAAATCATCAAGCAAAATTTCCTTCGCGCTTGGCAAGCGTTTTTGGTTGATTGTCGCAAAGAACTTGGTTGCGGCAGGCATGCCGATGATGCCTGCAATGATGGTTCTCAAAAGCGGAGAGACCTCGTTCGTCTGCAATATCTTCGAAACACGTTCCCATCCGCGACGGTCTGGCGACTTTTCGAGTCCTTGATCCTCGCGAGTAAACGCAGCACCGTCAAGCATTTCTGGATTTTCAGAGATGAAATCAATCACGCGGCTGTCGAGCCCTACCTTCGAAGCCCACAATAGCCATTCCTGTGCGGTTGGCTTAAATTCGTAGATGTTGAATCTGCTCACAAGCGCCGGATCCAAATCCGTCAACTGGTATTCTTCGCCGTCGTTCACCGCGCTAATCACACGCGAACCCTCTGGCAACTTGCGACCCGCAAGCGTTCGATTCAGAGTCAAGTCCATAATGGTCTGCAGCACTTCAGGGCGGGCGCGGTTCAGTTCATCTAAAAACAGCACTACAGGTTTGCCATCGGTCGGGAACCAATACGGCGGCATAAAAATCGTTTTGCCCGTAGCTTCGTCAAGTCGCGGGAGTCCGATTAAATCGCCAGGATCGCTCATTTGCCCCAAAAACAGAATTACCACACGTTCGCCACGTGCCGTAAAGAATTTCTCTAGAATCTGCGATTTTCCGATACCATGCTTGCCTGTGAGCATGATATTCTGCGATGTGGGCGTCGCCGCCAATAAATTTTCCAATTCTTGTGCATTTATACGTACTGACATGCTTACCTCTATTTTTTTAAGAATTCCTTTGTCATCGAAATGTCTATTGGGAACGGTAGCGTATTAAGCAAATTTTCGATATTCTTGAGTATCTCGGGTATAACAGGAATTCTTTTAGTGAAATTTTTTTCGTTTAGCGATATTTCAATTATTCTCTTTTCGCTAATTTTAATTTGGAGTGAAAAATATTTTCCTTTGTCTGTTAAATTCCATTCATAGCCCAATGGCGATAGCATCTGCGAAACGCACGCTTTTAAGCTTGATTTTGCCATTTCCTTAAGCTTGATTTTTTTTGCAAATTCAACTTTTTTAGTTTCGAGAGCGGCAAAATATGCGGAAAAATTGTTGATAAAATTCTCAATGTTCTTCATGGTCAGCGACAAATCACAAGTGTCGATCCTGTGAGTATATGGGTCAATTCCTTCGGTGCTAAAATGCATATAGTACAGCGAATCCGACAAAATGAATTCAACGGACGCTGATGCGTCAAGCGTAAAGATAACCCTGATGCCACATATTTTATCGCCTTGCTGGAACATATCCCGTTGGAGCGCATTACCTTGACTTCTGCCCGACCTTACTATATTGCATTTGCATTCTGGAAAGCGGTTTTTCATCTCATTGTACGCGCAAAGGATCTCGCCTTCAGAAGGCGCACACCCACGCTCTCCAGAAACAAGAAGCCCGCAAACCAGTTTTTCCCAATACTTGCGGGCAAACTGTTCAAAACTTTCTTTTTTGATAATCTTGCTACTCATACGTTTATCCAACGTATAATATAGAACTCGTATGCGTCAAATATTGACGTATTTGAAAGTGTTAAGAATGTTCACCGGCATTGCTGCCGACTTCTTTTAACTTTAATTCTTGTATCAGCGTTTCTATGCGGCAGGGGGCATCATCGTCACGAAGCATATTCACCGGTTGAGTACGAGGGTTACGGTTTTCGTTTTTAAGGTTTTCCTGATACTTTTCGTTCGCGACCTTCCACTTGTCTAAAAAATTTTCAACGAATCTTTTGGCATCTGCGGTAAAGGCGTCGGTAACGATGTGGTAATACCTCCAGGGGGGACGATTCTTGATGTTGTGGATTTCTTGCTTGCAATGGGGGCAGAATGCCGATGCGTAGCTCATTCCCGAGCCGTGCGAACCTCCGAATCTGTAGATGTACGCTGTTGCGCCACAGCCGCACTCGACTTGGAACTGTTCTTCCTCCCAAATTTTCAGGAGTGAGGCTAGCCTCAAGTTTATTGTCACTCGGGCACTACCGAAATTCAGATCCTTCCAGGTCAACGCCTTGGCAAAACCCACGAAACCACTCAACGCGTAATGGACATCGATATCCGCATATCGGGGCGTCGCGAGAATTTTATTCTTGTGGCGAAGAATTAGGTCAAGTTCCTGGTACAGCAACTTGCGCTTACGATTTTGCCGCCTTTCGAGCCACTCGGAGTAAAACTTCTGCTCCGATTCCTCTTGGTTAACGGCATCCGTCACAAGTGAGACGCCTTTTTGCTGGCGTCTGCTGAACTGTGTGAACCCTTCTTTGATGGTTTGGGACATAAAAATCTCCTTTTTGCCGTCTTTAGCATTTTGTGCGTGTTTTGATGTTATGCATGTATTTGAATGTATGCATGATTGTTATCGTGAAACAAGGAGATTTTGTAAAAAGATTGTCTTAGATTTTTTTGACAATCCTAATCATTTTTGTGAAAGAGCAGTCTATTCTTTAATAAAAGAATTAGATTACTTGTTAAATAATTAACAGAACTTAGAATGGATTTCTGCTTATGAACATCTTTAAGATTTTATCATCCAATGATGGAACATTAAAAGAGCCGAACGTTTCGTCTTTTTTGGCCTATCTATTGGATCCCAATGAAGACCATGGTTTAGGAGATTCCCTTTTAAAAAGTATTCTTTCCGACTTCGAATCTTTAAAGGATAAAGATTTTTCAGATTACGATGTGGAAGTAAATCCAGAATACAAAGTGGACATTGATGATGCTGTCCTCAAAACAGATAAAGAATCGAATAAAAAACATCGAGATATAGATATAGTCATTCTTTTTTGGAAAAAAGAAAAAAAATCAAAAACTGAACAAAAAAACAAGCTCAATGCTCCCGAATTAATTTTATGTCTCGAAAACAAAATCAAGGATGCGTCTATTGAAAAAAATCAACTAAATGATGAATCAAAAGGAATAACAAAACAGTTTCAAAAGGGGACTGATATATACTTTTGTTATCTAACACTCCAAAAAACAGAAGCTTCAGATAACGTTTTTGAAAATTTTGTTTATGACCAACAAAGAAAAATTCATCTGTATTGGAAAAATGACAATACCAATGAAAAAAATTCAATATTAGAAAAAATCCTTGCTATTTTGGAGCTGGAACGCAATGGCGAAATAGATCCCATATCTGAAGAATCCATATTCCTTTTAAAATCATTCATTGGTTTTATTCGAGCCAATTTTAGCAGTTTTATCGAAAAGAAAAATGCCAATCATGAACGCAGAATATACGGTAAACCCGTTATTGATTTTTTCCGAGATTTCTATAATAAAATGGAGATAAATAAAGATTATAGTGATAAAGAAATCAAACAATCCATAAAGGAAGCAATATTCAAAGAATCTGGAGTAGAGCCAAACTCAGGAACGATTCAATGCCATTTATATCAGACAACTGTGAATGACGACAATCGATTGCATTATTCTGTAAGTGAAAAGAACCATAAGGACAGGGATTTTTTCTATATGATAAATCCAAAATCCAAAAATAAAGTCCTGCGAAAGTACATTTCAGGTATGCCCGAAATTGAAGTAAAATTCAATAAATAACTGTCACGAGTATTGCTTCAACGATTCGCTTGGAGCTGTCGCTGAACAAATGATTTTGTTTAAACTTTTTTTATACGTAAGAAATACTGCAGGATTCTAGTGTATTCGGTCTTTTACAAAAATTACTCGCCGTAATTTTCAAGCAGGTATTTAGCGTAGTCCCTGAGACTATTCCGCAGTGACGCTGGCTTTATGACGCGGGCGGCTGTCGTGTAAGATGTAATCCAGTTTACTAAGAGCTGGTTGACATCCGCTTTCATTGTCACCAAGATTTTGGCATTGCGCAATACTCGCATGTGCATGGATTGGTTGAACTTGTTTTCCATAAGGTAGTTGCGTACCCGCCATTCAAATTCGATTTCGATATCTTCGAGATGCGGTTCCTGTTCGCTCATGAACGCAGCTCCCGATGCGACTTGTCTACGCAATTTGTCTATGACTTTTGGATTTTCGACAAACGTTTCCTTTGAAAGCTTGACTTGGAGAATTCGGCGGAATTTTAGCGTGTAGGTGGCGCCCTTGACTTTTTCCGATTCGCAGGCCACATAAATTTCGTTTTGATAGACGATAATCATCAAGGGAATGCGCGTAGATTTTCTTTCGGACGTAGAAGGACCCATAAACGTCGTCGCGCCCATATAAAAAACATCTATTTTGCGGTGCTCGTGAATTGCTTGTAGAATGATTCGCAGTTTTTCGCTGGAGTCTTCCTCGAAATCTGGCGGCGTACCCATGAACAAAATCTTCGAGTTGAGTTCGTCACCGAGATGTCTGAGAGTTTTTTGTTCGCTGTTCGGCAGGCTTTTTTCGATACGCTCTAGGAGCTGTGTAATGGTTTCGCTTGTCGCTGGGTAAATATTCGCGATGCGCTTGAGGAACACGAAGTGGAGCATCGTGTTTTCGAAATTCGGGAACAGGAGCCTTTCTGCATTGCGGAGCGCCGAGGTGTAATACGACGTGCGTCCAACAGTATCGACGGCGATGTAGCGACCACCATCCATCTCCGAAAGGAATCGCATGTCGCGCTGCACATTGCGGCGTTCTTCTGCGGGTATGTTGAACGATTCCATCAAATCGTTGATAGTGAATTTCTTTTCCGGGTTAGAAATCACTTTTGCAAAAAGTTGCACAGTCCGTTCGCCACGCGTCATGTCCGCCATAAAAACTCCTGAGGTTGTTCAATTCAAAATATAATCAAAATGGAAAGCTCAGGAGAATGTACATCCTGTGTGCGACAAATGCGGTCGCATGGGGGAGGGCAAAAAAACAGGTGCTCCGCTTGGAACACCTGTTTAAAGTTTATGGATGCAAAAACGTAGCTTACAAGTAATTGCATTAATCCGTAAGAGAATAAGTCGCTAAGCGAACAATTCGCAGCCGAAGGCGAGGACCTGTGAGCGTGCGAGCTTATTCTCTGCAGCTTGCTTTTTACTTGTAGAGCAATGCGAACACCATACCCGGACGGAAGTACTTACCAGCGGTGTACTTCAATGCCGTGCTGTGGAGGAGCGTGAAGAGCTCGTTCACATCGACCTTATTGCTCTTGGCAATGGCGCCGAAAGCCTTCGTGAAGGCGGCGAGATTGCGCGGGAGCTTCGGGCTGATGCGGGAGTCGGCGAGGAGTGCGCCCTTCTTCAGGAGTTCCTTGAGCATCTTGTCGGCGGCAGTTGCGCTGAGGCCGAATTTTGCGACGAGTGCTTCCGGGTGGAGGCGGCAAGAACCGTTGAATCCTTCCGGTGCAGCGAACGGAACGCGTGCTTCGTCATAGAGGTTTCCGATCATGGAATCAGCGAGCACGGAGGCTTCCTTTTCCAAACCGTGGAACATCATGGCGGTCATGATGCTGTACTGAATACCAATCCAAACGTCGTGAGCCTGGAAGTTGAATTCGTCGAGCGGAGAACCGTCCTTACGGACAAGGTTTGCAGCACCGATGAGCGGGCTGTTGGCCTTATAGTTCGTATTGAAAATTCTGAGCAAATTAGACTTTGCCTTTGCGCTGTCGGTAATCGGTTCGAGGTCGAGCAAGCGGAGGTAAGTGTCTGCAAGCATCGTATCGGCGAACACGTCGTCGCAGTCGTTGGCTATCTTTGCTTCCCAGCTCTTGGTGAAAGCTTCCTTGCACTGAGCCGTAATCCAAGCCTTCTTGAGGCCGCGGAGTTCGTTCTTGGAGAGGTCTTCGCCGTCCGGGATTTCGCCTGCGCAGAGCCATTCGTTGATGGCCTTCACGCCAGCGTTCGGATCTTCCGGGAGTTCGAGCGATACCTTCACGGCTTCGCGGAGTTCGGCATACTTTTCAACGTTCAAGTCCTTCATTTCCATCGGGGTCACGAAGAAGCGGAAATAGCCTTCGTTTTCGTCCCAGAGGGAATCCGTGAATTCCTTGTTGGCAGCTTCGGACTTGGCGTTCCACTTGGCTGCCTGATCGTTATCGCCGAGAAGCTCTGCAATCTTGGCTGCAGCGCGGAGGCCTGCAATCCAGAGGGAACCGCAGTAAACGGAGATGCCGTAGCTGCAGAGGTTGTCGAACGTGTCGTCAGTACCGTGCGTGAGCGGGAAGTTTTCGCCCGGGTTCACCATCTTTTCGAGGTATTCCATGGCGGCGTAAACGGCTTCCTTGCAATCGGCGAGGCACTGCATGTCCTTCGTCTTGTGGTAGTGACGGTAGACCATGAGCACGTATTTCGGAGCGAGGTCCTTCCATTCCTTAACGTTGTGCCAGTCGTAGGCATCCGGTTCGGCGTCGAAGGGGCTACCGAGATCGTGGATCACTGCGCCACGCACTGCACGCGGGCCTTCGAGCTTCGGGTCCGGGAGGTCGGCGTAGGGGAGGTTCACAAATTCGTGGTGGCGGCGACGGTTTTCGTTCACGGCGAGGATTGCATCGCCAAAGCGCTTCATCACAACGCCATCGAGACGCGGCATGAGGGCGAGCAAGCTAAAGCTGCCGTAGAAGTAAACGTCGAGAGAGTTGAAGAACGGATAGTCGGCACATTCGCGAACGAGGAAGCGGTCTTCCTTGTCCCACACGGTGGCTTCAGCGAGGAAGCTGAGCGTGTTGATGGCTAGGCTCTTGAATTCAGCCTGCTTGGCGGCAGTCTTGTAGAGCTTGGCAACCGGCTTCTTCGGAACAAGGTTTTCAAATGCCTTGAGGCGATCATCGAAAGTCTTGTCGGCAGCGAGAGCTTCCGTAAGGAGGGCGACCACGCGGCCATATGCTTCCGGGTAGAATGCGGTGTATTTCTTCGCGGAGGTGAGCTTGTTCAGCTTGATTTCCGGGAAGTCGAGCACCATGTTGAACTGGAAACTGACCTTCTGCTTCGGCTTGAGCACGGCGGTAACGGCTATGGCGCCGGCAATCGTTTCACGACCGCTGTAAACGTTCTTGACCCAGGAGCTTGCAACGCGACCGCTCTGGAGAGCAGCCTTCAAGACGGACTTGGCGTCGTCCTGGTAGAACATCGGCTTCACGGAAACGTTGAGGTTGTCCTTCTTGTTCCAAGCTACGCTCACGCCCATGCAACCGTTGAAGTCACTTTCGACGAGAGCCTTTTCGTTATAAAATTCGATACCGCGAACAGAGCGGCCATCTTCGAGTTCCTTGTCGAACTGCACACCCTTCGGGAAACGTGCTGCCGGAACGAGCACAAAGCTAGAGTCCTGAACACCCTGGCGGTCCTTCTTGGCCATGTAGCCCGTGATGCTGTCCTGAATCTGGACAATCGTCACTTCGCGGGTTTCCTTGGTGTTGTTTTCGAGTGTAAAGACGGTGGCGTTCACCGGGAGGCTGGAGAGGCGTTCGTCGCCCGGAGTCACGTAGCTGGACTGCGTCTTGGTGATGGCGACACCCTTGCCTTCGTAAACGGTTTCGCTGACCGGATAGAGGGCGGTGTACTTCATCTTGGCGGCGTCGTAGCCCGGCTGGCCGAGGAATTCGCTGTCGTTTGCCCAAGCGGCGGTGAGGGCGCCTTCGCGGGCTGCCTTTTCGCCAACCATGCCGTCGAAAAAGTCTATGAGCACGGCGCGGTTGATGGCGGCAGAGTCCTTGCCTGCGGCGATCAAAGCCTGGGTGCGGTCGCTGAACTGGATGTGCCAGCGTTCAAAAGCGGCCTTGTTCGTTTCGAAGAAAGTCTTGTCGGCGAGAACCTTGTTGAGCTTGGCTTCGGCCTTCTTCTGGTCCTTCATGTCGGCGTCGCCGAAAACGCGTGCGCCATTAGCATCGAGGAGTGGGAAGTTGTTGTTGTAGATGCCGAATGCGGCGAAGTTGCCAATCACAAGCGCAGCCTTTGCGCTGAGGACGGCTTCCTTGAAGAAGAAGTTGTTGAAGCGGAGGTCAGAAGCCTTTTCGGTGCGAACCTGGACGCCCGGCATCACGTTCATCACGGGAGTCGTGCCTGCTGGCGTTGCGGTAAACGTAGAACCGATACCGCCCACGGCAATACCCGTGGTGGAAGGAGTTGTAGAAAGCGGGGTGTACCACGGCTGAATGAATTCCACAGCGAGACCCGGGGTCATCAGCTTCTGGACGGAGCCGGACATTTTTGCACCGGCAAGATATTCTTTAATGCTCATAATGAGGTCCGATATTTAAAGGTTTATACGGGTGGAAAGATAGTAAATGAGTAGACGGTAGGAAGTAGGCAGTAGGCTGTAGACGGTGGGCTGAATTGTCATCCTGAGCGAAGGGCGTAGCCCGAAGTCGAAGGATCTAGTAAAGTCTTGTATTTTGCAGTCTTTTTACATGAAACGTTTTTGATTTGAATTATCTTTAGGGTATGACTAAGTTGATTGCACATATGCTCCCCGGCGTTTTCCTCATCGTCGTGTTTTCCCTGTTGAAAGCTTACGTTATCCCAGCCCACGTGACTTTTGAATCGTGGTTTGTTTACGTCAATTTTTTAGTCTGGGTTGTCTGCATAACGGTCCCGTGCGTCATCTATTATCTCCGCACCCCGCCCGGAATCGACCACAAATAGTTATATTTGGCCCATGTTTAAAATTGGCGTCATGGCTTCCGGCGGTGGAAGCAACTTCAAAGCGATTATTGATCACATTGGTTCGGGTGACCTCGAAGCCCAGTGCAAGTTTTTGATTACGAACAACGCAGGTTGTGGTGCTGTGCATCATGCCGAGGAATACGGAATTCCTGTTTACCACATTTCGGGTAAGACTCATCCGGATCAGGCTGCATACGAAGCAGCCATGCTTGAAGTTCTCGACAAGTACGATGTGGACCTTTTGATTTTGGCGGGTTATATGAAGGCGCTCCCGCTTTGCATGCTCCAGCGTATGCCGGACCGCATTTTGAACATTCACCCGTCGCTGTTGCCGAAGTTTGGCGGTAAAGGTTTCTTTGGACATCACGTTCATGAGGCTGTGCTTGCTGCGCATGAAACGGAATCTGGCCCGACGGTGCATCTTGTGAGTGAAGAAATTGACCGCGGTCGCGTCTTGGCGCAGACCAAAGTTCCTGTGATGCCTGACGATACGCCCGACACGCTTGCCGCCCGCGTCCTCGTGCAAGAACACGCTTTGTACTGGAAGACTATTAAGGAATACGCGGCCTCGCTGGGTCTATGAAATTTAAACTGCCCGCATTTTTGGAAAACATTGAATCCCCGGTAGAAGGGGAGGTGGCGCTGCGCAAGTTCGCGGCTAATCCTCTCGCATTTGGTGGTGACTTGGATTTGTTTTCTGCGGGTGCGAATGGCGCACATTCTGAAAGTGCTGCGGAAAATTCCGCAATTGTCGTGGGCATTGACGAAGTCGGGCGTGGACCGCTTGCGGGTCCTGTTGTTGCTTGTGCTGCGGTGCTCAAGTCGCCTGATGCGCTTCTGACGTTGAACGATTCCAAAAAGCTTTCTCGCCCTAAGCGCGAAGCGATGTTTGATGCGGTTAAGGACGCCTGTGCATGCTATGCGATTGCAAGTGCTAGCGTCGAAGAAATTGACGAAATCAACATTCTTGAAGCGGACTTCTTGGCGATGCGCCGTGCCTTGCAAGCGCTTGGGTTCCCGGGCTTGAACGAAACTGCCCCCGAAATCCCCATCGAAGTCAAAGGCTCTTTCGCCGAAGTGTTGGGAACGCCATCTTGTCCTAAAATCCTCATTGCAGTTGATGGTAATCTCAAAATTGACAAGATGCCGCAGAACATCCAGATGCCTATTGTTAAAGGCGATGGCCGCATTGCAAGTATCTCGGCTGCGTCAATCCTCGCGAAAGTCTTCCGTGATCGCTATATGGATAAATTAGAAGAACTTTATCCGGGTTATGGTTTTGACAAGCATGCCGGTTACGGCACTAAGGCTCACCTTGATGCCATCCGCCGTCAAGGCTTCACGCCGGCCCACCGCAAAAGCTTCCACCCAAAAAGCTTGTAACAACTTTTAACTCGCGCTTTCTCGGCGCGCTTTTTTTTGCTGTTCGTGCGTTTTTGCAAACAAAAAGAAAAGAGACTCAGCTTTCGC
This is a stretch of genomic DNA from Fibrobacter sp. UWB13. It encodes these proteins:
- a CDS encoding AAA family ATPase, giving the protein MSVRINAQELENLLAATPTSQNIMLTGKHGIGKSQILEKFFTARGERVVILFLGQMSDPGDLIGLPRLDEATGKTIFMPPYWFPTDGKPVVLFLDELNRARPEVLQTIMDLTLNRTLAGRKLPEGSRVISAVNDGEEYQLTDLDPALVSRFNIYEFKPTAQEWLLWASKVGLDSRVIDFISENPEMLDGAAFTREDQGLEKSPDRRGWERVSKILQTNEVSPLLRTIIAGIIGMPAATKFFATINQKRLPSAKEILLDDFAKQKTTLKKCSTPELAAVNESVFRFIETKNYDEKDTAKVNKVATNFAAYFEFLSGEKFREAQAHFANLYSSSLYPSTMMFIIVQCPELYKKITAFVKSI
- a CDS encoding PD-(D/E)XK nuclease family protein, with translation MNIFKILSSNDGTLKEPNVSSFLAYLLDPNEDHGLGDSLLKSILSDFESLKDKDFSDYDVEVNPEYKVDIDDAVLKTDKESNKKHRDIDIVILFWKKEKKSKTEQKNKLNAPELILCLENKIKDASIEKNQLNDESKGITKQFQKGTDIYFCYLTLQKTEASDNVFENFVYDQQRKIHLYWKNDNTNEKNSILEKILAILELERNGEIDPISEESIFLLKSFIGFIRANFSSFIEKKNANHERRIYGKPVIDFFRDFYNKMEINKDYSDKEIKQSIKEAIFKESGVEPNSGTIQCHLYQTTVNDDNRLHYSVSEKNHKDRDFFYMINPKSKNKVLRKYISGMPEIEVKFNK
- a CDS encoding YafY family protein, with translation MADMTRGERTVQLFAKVISNPEKKFTINDLMESFNIPAEERRNVQRDMRFLSEMDGGRYIAVDTVGRTSYYTSALRNAERLLFPNFENTMLHFVFLKRIANIYPATSETITQLLERIEKSLPNSEQKTLRHLGDELNSKILFMGTPPDFEEDSSEKLRIILQAIHEHRKIDVFYMGATTFMGPSTSERKSTRIPLMIIVYQNEIYVACESEKVKGATYTLKFRRILQVKLSKETFVENPKVIDKLRRQVASGAAFMSEQEPHLEDIEIEFEWRVRNYLMENKFNQSMHMRVLRNAKILVTMKADVNQLLVNWITSYTTAARVIKPASLRNSLRDYAKYLLENYGE
- a CDS encoding GH116 family glycosyl hydrolase gives rise to the protein MSIKEYLAGAKMSGSVQKLMTPGLAVEFIQPWYTPLSTTPSTTGIAVGGIGSTFTATPAGTTPVMNVMPGVQVRTEKASDLRFNNFFFKEAVLSAKAALVIGNFAAFGIYNNNFPLLDANGARVFGDADMKDQKKAEAKLNKVLADKTFFETNKAAFERWHIQFSDRTQALIAAGKDSAAINRAVLIDFFDGMVGEKAAREGALTAAWANDSEFLGQPGYDAAKMKYTALYPVSETVYEGKGVAITKTQSSYVTPGDERLSSLPVNATVFTLENNTKETREVTIVQIQDSITGYMAKKDRQGVQDSSFVLVPAARFPKGVQFDKELEDGRSVRGIEFYNEKALVESDFNGCMGVSVAWNKKDNLNVSVKPMFYQDDAKSVLKAALQSGRVASSWVKNVYSGRETIAGAIAVTAVLKPKQKVSFQFNMVLDFPEIKLNKLTSAKKYTAFYPEAYGRVVALLTEALAADKTFDDRLKAFENLVPKKPVAKLYKTAAKQAEFKSLAINTLSFLAEATVWDKEDRFLVRECADYPFFNSLDVYFYGSFSLLALMPRLDGVVMKRFGDAILAVNENRRRHHEFVNLPYADLPDPKLEGPRAVRGAVIHDLGSPFDAEPDAYDWHNVKEWKDLAPKYVLMVYRHYHKTKDMQCLADCKEAVYAAMEYLEKMVNPGENFPLTHGTDDTFDNLCSYGISVYCGSLWIAGLRAAAKIAELLGDNDQAAKWNAKSEAANKEFTDSLWDENEGYFRFFVTPMEMKDLNVEKYAELREAVKVSLELPEDPNAGVKAINEWLCAGEIPDGEDLSKNELRGLKKAWITAQCKEAFTKSWEAKIANDCDDVFADTMLADTYLRLLDLEPITDSAKAKSNLLRIFNTNYKANSPLIGAANLVRKDGSPLDEFNFQAHDVWIGIQYSIMTAMMFHGLEKEASVLADSMIGNLYDEARVPFAAPEGFNGSCRLHPEALVAKFGLSATAADKMLKELLKKGALLADSRISPKLPRNLAAFTKAFGAIAKSNKVDVNELFTLLHSTALKYTAGKYFRPGMVFALLYK
- the purN gene encoding phosphoribosylglycinamide formyltransferase — translated: MFKIGVMASGGGSNFKAIIDHIGSGDLEAQCKFLITNNAGCGAVHHAEEYGIPVYHISGKTHPDQAAYEAAMLEVLDKYDVDLLILAGYMKALPLCMLQRMPDRILNIHPSLLPKFGGKGFFGHHVHEAVLAAHETESGPTVHLVSEEIDRGRVLAQTKVPVMPDDTPDTLAARVLVQEHALYWKTIKEYAASLGL
- a CDS encoding ribonuclease HII, whose translation is MKFKLPAFLENIESPVEGEVALRKFAANPLAFGGDLDLFSAGANGAHSESAAENSAIVVGIDEVGRGPLAGPVVACAAVLKSPDALLTLNDSKKLSRPKREAMFDAVKDACACYAIASASVEEIDEINILEADFLAMRRALQALGFPGLNETAPEIPIEVKGSFAEVLGTPSCPKILIAVDGNLKIDKMPQNIQMPIVKGDGRIASISAASILAKVFRDRYMDKLEELYPGYGFDKHAGYGTKAHLDAIRRQGFTPAHRKSFHPKSL